Proteins encoded by one window of Collimonas fungivorans:
- a CDS encoding helix-turn-helix transcriptional regulator — protein MAATKVPLLTEGVDKDRDVLFDHLIRDGTSVQTIDDFKQWTREAIRPIFPHETLGCGYGRIHAGGVGTDGIIAVDYPIEHLKDICNKAGGLDTPILRRWLMTREPQLFDGDVPWPDIPQHWFEQFQRHGMKNVAAHAVYDTERCIGTYHSFHRIPGVLGETHIAMLRQLAPIMHEVLCRVIENLNNVNTFEALLSSLSVREREILRWVAQGKTNREIAEAIFLSEMTVKHHLMRIFQKLGMENRTQLVSRLAEHEARVQPAYGVKIF, from the coding sequence ATGGCCGCGACCAAAGTACCTTTATTGACCGAGGGCGTTGATAAAGATAGAGACGTATTGTTTGATCATTTAATCCGTGATGGTACCTCTGTCCAGACCATCGACGATTTCAAACAATGGACGCGTGAAGCAATTCGCCCTATTTTTCCTCACGAAACTTTGGGTTGTGGATACGGCCGTATTCATGCCGGCGGGGTCGGCACTGATGGAATCATTGCTGTCGACTACCCCATTGAGCATTTGAAAGATATTTGTAATAAAGCTGGCGGCCTTGATACGCCAATCTTGCGTCGCTGGTTGATGACGCGCGAGCCGCAACTGTTTGACGGTGATGTGCCTTGGCCAGACATCCCTCAGCATTGGTTTGAGCAGTTTCAGCGCCATGGCATGAAAAACGTTGCGGCACATGCGGTCTACGATACCGAGCGCTGTATCGGTACCTATCATAGTTTTCATCGTATTCCTGGTGTTTTAGGCGAAACGCATATCGCCATGCTCAGACAATTGGCTCCGATCATGCACGAAGTGCTGTGTCGCGTGATTGAGAATCTGAACAATGTGAATACCTTTGAAGCGCTTCTATCCTCCTTATCCGTACGCGAACGCGAGATTCTGCGTTGGGTGGCGCAAGGCAAAACAAACCGAGAAATTGCAGAAGCGATCTTCTTGAGCGAAATGACAGTCAAGCACCATCTGATGCGCATTTTCCAAAAACTGGGGATGGAAAATCGGACTCAATTGGTGAGTCGTCTTGCCGAACATGAAGCGCGTGTACAGCCCGCATATGGGGTCAAAATATTTTAA
- a CDS encoding ShlB/FhaC/HecB family hemolysin secretion/activation protein yields MILLLVSVLPVVRAQTVQTPDSEEQRRRSQAEAQERQRQLLAPNVNLQGAAPAKDMDSLVLPAESPCFTIHQFVLDVPAQLSPAVRAIGASDLPFDHFRFAQDYLRQYDKACIGKQGLDLIVKRLTALILSKGYSTTRIGIPGQDIAGGVLKLVLVPGVIRAIRFSDPSLYGTWKTAFPTGPGKLLNLRDLEQGLEQMKRIPSQDVDMQIVPGEVPGESDVVISVKRSKPWHLTGTLDDSGAKGTGKLQAGLNLAVDNPLGLNDLFNIGITTDADRKAGQRGTAGNNVYYAVPAGYWNFAVSGSTYDYHQQVAGANETFVSSGKSRNLELKIAQLFQRDQIQKNSWQFKLGKRWSHAYIEDTEIAAQDRNTTFAELAWVHTHYFGSAQLDLTLANRWGVGWFNGQTYAKDVLGQEDPSTNNQHYTLQTIDATLSVPFKIADQPLTYIGTFRGQLSRSQLNLTDQFSIGNRYTVRGFDGELTLAAERGFYLRNELNLPIANSGQSAYVGLDVGKVYGPSVQYLLGDKLAGATVGLRGGLFGLSYDVFSSWALYKPQGFSTATPAVGFSLNYQY; encoded by the coding sequence TTGATATTGCTGTTGGTGTCGGTACTGCCCGTTGTTCGTGCGCAAACGGTACAGACGCCGGACAGCGAAGAACAGCGCCGCCGCAGTCAGGCCGAAGCGCAGGAGAGGCAACGTCAGTTGCTGGCGCCGAACGTCAATTTGCAAGGCGCCGCACCAGCGAAAGACATGGATAGCCTGGTGCTGCCGGCCGAATCCCCCTGCTTTACGATTCATCAATTTGTCCTGGATGTGCCTGCGCAGTTATCGCCTGCGGTCCGCGCTATCGGTGCCAGCGATTTGCCGTTTGATCATTTCCGTTTCGCACAAGATTATCTGCGTCAGTACGACAAAGCCTGCATTGGTAAGCAGGGACTAGATCTGATCGTCAAACGATTGACCGCGCTGATTTTGAGCAAAGGCTACAGCACGACACGCATCGGCATCCCCGGGCAGGACATCGCAGGCGGTGTCCTGAAACTGGTGCTGGTGCCTGGCGTGATCCGCGCGATTCGTTTTAGCGATCCGTCTCTCTACGGCACCTGGAAAACCGCTTTTCCCACCGGCCCCGGCAAGCTCCTCAACCTGCGCGACCTGGAGCAAGGGCTGGAGCAGATGAAGCGCATCCCTAGCCAGGATGTCGACATGCAGATCGTTCCGGGCGAAGTACCGGGCGAGAGCGATGTCGTGATCTCCGTAAAACGCAGCAAGCCGTGGCACCTGACCGGCACGCTGGACGACAGTGGCGCCAAGGGCACCGGCAAGCTGCAGGCTGGTTTGAACCTGGCCGTCGACAATCCGCTGGGACTGAACGATCTGTTCAACATCGGGATCACGACCGATGCCGACCGCAAGGCCGGTCAGCGCGGCACGGCCGGCAATAATGTGTACTACGCGGTCCCCGCCGGGTACTGGAATTTTGCGGTGTCCGGCAGCACCTATGATTATCACCAACAGGTGGCAGGCGCCAATGAAACCTTTGTTTCCAGCGGCAAGTCGCGCAACCTGGAATTGAAGATTGCGCAACTGTTTCAGCGTGACCAGATACAAAAGAATAGCTGGCAATTCAAACTCGGCAAGCGCTGGAGCCACGCCTATATTGAAGATACCGAAATTGCGGCACAAGACCGCAACACCACCTTTGCCGAATTGGCGTGGGTGCATACCCATTACTTCGGCAGCGCCCAACTTGATCTGACGCTGGCGAATCGCTGGGGTGTGGGCTGGTTCAACGGGCAGACCTATGCCAAAGATGTATTAGGCCAGGAAGACCCCAGCACCAACAATCAACACTACACCTTGCAGACCATCGACGCCACCTTAAGCGTGCCGTTCAAGATCGCAGACCAGCCCTTGACCTATATCGGCACGTTCCGTGGTCAACTTTCGCGTTCGCAATTGAACCTGACAGACCAGTTCAGCATCGGCAACCGGTACACGGTACGTGGTTTTGATGGCGAACTGACCCTGGCCGCCGAGCGCGGTTTCTATCTGCGCAACGAATTGAATCTACCGATTGCCAATAGCGGCCAGTCAGCATACGTCGGCCTCGATGTCGGCAAAGTCTACGGACCGAGTGTGCAATACCTGCTGGGCGATAAATTGGCCGGGGCTACCGTTGGTCTGCGCGGCGGTTTGTTTGGTCTGAGCTATGACGTGTTTTCCAGCTGGGCGCTATATAAGCCGCAAGGTTTTAGCACTGCCACGCCTGCTGTCGGTTTCAGTTTGAATTATCAATATTAA
- a CDS encoding transferrin-binding protein-like solute binding protein encodes MHILHQKNIVSQLTNMAGLLLLGTLSACGGGGDNGNSTGSAGGSTTSPVVAPTAAALPFSRMGLDYQFSSLQYQSTASRNGRDLGATIDASANITFSHQTSGSQDFPLNYNFTFPSAFPGGSVAASNVFSTSNGAANKDVKILVPNATKTVQNVFWRNISDPNAGGFALPGYQTDLTTLTWPTSGTAIYAGKAFQYVIENSTVGTAINRFALYSSDVTATVDYAAQTIAIAVAANPVLIDSVNSPSTRDPATFASAITFSGINYSTLNTGYSIPKHSSGMGFSGDGYATVFRFFGANAEEFGGIFEYHSLPNTFPTTQYISMALRKQ; translated from the coding sequence ATGCACATCCTTCATCAAAAAAATATCGTTTCCCAATTGACCAATATGGCCGGTTTGCTGCTCTTGGGCACGTTGAGCGCGTGCGGCGGGGGGGGCGACAACGGAAACAGCACAGGCAGTGCGGGTGGCTCCACGACATCACCGGTCGTGGCGCCAACGGCGGCGGCCCTGCCGTTTTCCCGTATGGGCTTGGATTACCAGTTTTCCTCACTGCAATATCAAAGCACGGCGTCACGAAATGGACGCGATCTGGGCGCAACGATTGATGCGTCCGCCAACATCACCTTCTCGCATCAAACTAGCGGATCACAAGATTTTCCTCTTAATTACAACTTCACATTTCCTTCTGCGTTTCCTGGCGGAAGCGTGGCTGCCAGCAACGTTTTTTCGACTAGTAATGGTGCGGCTAACAAGGACGTCAAAATACTGGTGCCGAATGCTACGAAGACGGTGCAAAACGTCTTCTGGCGCAATATAAGCGATCCAAATGCAGGAGGATTTGCGCTCCCCGGCTATCAAACCGATCTCACCACATTGACCTGGCCAACTTCCGGCACAGCCATTTATGCAGGCAAGGCTTTCCAGTACGTGATTGAAAACAGCACTGTTGGCACCGCGATCAATCGTTTTGCGTTGTACTCATCGGATGTCACGGCAACGGTCGATTATGCAGCTCAAACAATTGCTATTGCGGTGGCTGCCAATCCCGTACTTATCGATAGCGTCAACAGTCCGTCGACAAGAGATCCGGCAACTTTTGCTTCGGCCATCACGTTTAGCGGGATTAACTATTCCACCCTGAATACTGGGTACAGCATTCCGAAACATTCGAGCGGCATGGGCTTCTCGGGCGACGGCTATGCCACCGTGTTCCGCTTTTTCGGCGCCAATGCGGAAGAGTTTGGCGGTATTTTTGAATACCACAGTCTGCCGAATACATTCCCCACCACGCAATACATTTCCATGGCATTGCGTAAGCAATAA